A genomic region of Podarcis raffonei isolate rPodRaf1 chromosome 13, rPodRaf1.pri, whole genome shotgun sequence contains the following coding sequences:
- the LOC128398647 gene encoding olfactory receptor 6F1-like — protein sequence MHLEDNVLKGGNASPNQTVITEFILLGFGNLHELRMPTFVIFLVVYIVTLMGNIMITAVVLTDHSLHTPMYFFLGNLSFLEIWYTTSVVPKMLKTLLTAHEAISFSACLLQFYIFGSLAVTECFLLAAMSYDRYVAICQPLHYGNLMNFRVCIQLAIGSWVGGFISLFVTMPMVSVLPFCASNKIDHFFCDLAPVVKLACGDTRLVRILSFLIASLVSFSPFLLTILSYCKIISTILKIPSAKSKQKAFSTCSSHLIVVTVFYGTLMVVYGVPTTTWYPNLSKVFSVLYIVGTPMVNPIIYSLRNKDVQNALRKLLTRNPALACE from the exons ATGCATTTAGAAGACAATGTGTTGAAAG GTGGAAATGCAAGCCCTAATCAAACAGTGATCACAGAATTTATTCTCCTAGGATTTGGGAACCTTCATGAGCTAAGAATGCCTACATTTGTAATATTTCTTGTGGTCTACATAGTAACATTAATGGGGAATATAATGATCACAGCGGTTGTGTTAACTGACCACAGCCTTCAtacccccatgtacttcttcctgggAAACCTCTCTTTCTTGGAAATATGGTACACCACTAGTGTGGTTCCGAAGATGCTGAAAACATTACTGActgcccatgaggccatttccttCTCAGCTTGTCTCCTCCAGTTTTACATCTTTGGCTCACTGGCAGTTACCGAGTGTTTTCTTCTAGCAGCAATGTCCTATGATCGCTACGTAGCCATATGCCAACCACTGCATTATGGAAACTTAATGAACTTCAGAGTGTGCATTCAGCTAGCGATAGGGTCATGGGTTGGTGGGTTTATTTCCTTATTTGTCACCATGCCAATGGTTTCTGTGCTGCCTTTCTGTGCCTCTAATAAGATTGATCATTTCTTCTGTGATTTGGCACCTGTGGTTAAACTTGCCTGTGGAGACACACGACTGGTGAGAATCCTTTCTTTCCTTATTGCTTCTCTTGTATCCTTCTCTCCATTCCTTCTTACCATTCTGTCATACTGTAAAATCATCTCCACCATCCTCAAGATCCCATCtgccaaaagcaaacaaaaagcctTTTCCACCTGCTCCTCACATCTCATTGTGGTTACAGTGTTCTATGGGACACTGATGGTGGTGTATGGTGTACCTACAACAACTTGGTATCCCAACTTAAGCAAAGTCTTTTCTGTGCTCTATATAGTTGGGACACCAATGGTCAATCCTATTATATACAGCCTGAGGAACAAGGATGTCCAGAATGCATTGAGGAAACTGTTGACTAGAAATCCTGCACTGGCATGTGAATGA